In Candidatus Methanomethylophilaceae archaeon, the following are encoded in one genomic region:
- a CDS encoding MFS transporter has protein sequence MIGHPGKQAVRLLYAVIALAAFVDGLDGTIVTTALPDIAQAFGITAADSSWVITVYFLVMAGLILVFGKICDKGALKRVIVLGFATFTVGSLLCAFSWSFPALIAFRAVQGIGAGMLSASGIMIAVKYLPHRLMAMGLSISVLGYSIGGALGPVLGGVLTEYFAWEWIFLINVPIGIVGVALAQKAVPKDFGFKSPGFDYAGSALLFIAMISGLYVIESIPSHGFGTVSAVLIAVFAVSAILFIVLERKVSEPVLRLPVFRRPATIASIAVFLLINLCWMGAFYLLPFYMQIVLGYDTMTTGAVLAIQSLVTLVMCVPVGKMIPKKGNRHYVILACASLVIMSASLVFARDGSPIPMIISVIFLGVIWGFGGGSFGSRVVDSVPPENKGDASPVVSLVIYLGSAIGSALYSGMFALGSNSSGTPISELSSDVFMSGFTFAMIIGTVISVCALFLSWAFNEEKDVHEDRLRFPSPNRNIDAR, from the coding sequence ATGATCGGGCATCCTGGGAAGCAGGCCGTAAGGCTCCTGTACGCCGTCATTGCCTTGGCGGCATTCGTCGACGGATTGGACGGGACGATAGTCACCACCGCTCTCCCTGACATAGCCCAAGCGTTCGGGATAACGGCAGCGGATTCGTCCTGGGTCATAACCGTCTATTTCCTGGTGATGGCCGGGCTGATCCTGGTCTTCGGGAAGATATGCGACAAAGGCGCGCTCAAGAGGGTCATCGTCTTAGGGTTCGCGACTTTCACCGTAGGATCCTTATTGTGCGCCTTTTCGTGGTCATTCCCGGCGCTCATCGCGTTCCGGGCGGTCCAAGGTATCGGGGCGGGCATGCTGTCCGCTTCCGGGATAATGATCGCTGTGAAGTATCTGCCCCACAGGCTGATGGCCATGGGGCTTTCGATCTCCGTCCTCGGATATTCGATCGGAGGGGCTCTGGGACCGGTTCTCGGGGGCGTCCTCACGGAATACTTCGCATGGGAATGGATATTCCTGATAAATGTGCCCATAGGCATAGTGGGCGTGGCTCTGGCGCAGAAGGCCGTCCCGAAAGACTTCGGATTCAAGTCTCCCGGATTCGATTACGCCGGGTCCGCGCTGCTGTTCATCGCGATGATCTCCGGATTGTATGTGATCGAATCGATTCCGTCGCACGGGTTCGGCACGGTGTCCGCCGTTCTCATCGCGGTCTTCGCCGTCTCCGCAATCTTATTCATAGTTCTGGAAAGAAAGGTCTCAGAGCCCGTCCTGAGGCTTCCGGTATTCAGAAGGCCGGCCACCATAGCTTCCATCGCGGTCTTCCTGCTGATAAATCTGTGCTGGATGGGTGCGTTCTATCTTCTGCCGTTCTATATGCAGATCGTCCTGGGATATGACACGATGACGACAGGGGCAGTTCTGGCTATCCAGTCCTTGGTCACGCTGGTGATGTGCGTTCCGGTGGGGAAGATGATCCCCAAGAAAGGCAACAGGCATTATGTGATTCTGGCGTGCGCTTCGCTGGTAATAATGTCCGCGTCTTTGGTCTTCGCCAGAGATGGCTCCCCGATTCCGATGATCATTTCGGTTATATTCCTGGGGGTCATCTGGGGGTTCGGAGGCGGATCCTTCGGGAGCAGAGTCGTCGACAGCGTGCCTCCGGAGAACAAAGGTGACGCATCGCCGGTTGTATCCCTGGTAATCTATCTGGGATCGGCCATTGGTTCGGCGCTGTATTCGGGGATGTTTGCCTTGGGCTCAAACTCATCCGGAACCCCGATCTCGGAGCTGTCATCGGACGTCTTCATGTCCGGGTTCACATTCGCCATGATTATCGGGACTGTAATCTCAGTCTGCGCTCTGTTCCTGTCCTGGGCGTTCAACGAGGAGAAGGATGTCCACGAGGATAGGCTGCGATTTCCATCGCCAAATAGAAATATCGATGCCAGATAA
- a CDS encoding transcriptional regulator produces the protein MKLPCEIVVTRILPTVRGALAKELVRNHGMTQVQVASMFGVTSAAISQYLKGFSEGNDIIDRSEYRDDFYAFIAKEADRVADGKDVTEALCSICHFIKDSGLLKALYILEGYTGDLSMCMECSNLAIVHPLDPFPSAR, from the coding sequence ATGAAGCTTCCATGCGAAATCGTCGTCACCCGCATCCTCCCGACGGTCAGAGGTGCCCTTGCCAAGGAGCTCGTCAGAAACCATGGGATGACCCAGGTGCAAGTGGCCTCCATGTTCGGCGTCACCAGCGCGGCCATATCGCAGTATCTGAAGGGCTTCAGCGAAGGCAATGACATAATCGACAGGAGCGAATACAGGGACGATTTCTATGCTTTCATAGCGAAGGAAGCCGACAGGGTAGCCGATGGGAAGGATGTGACCGAAGCGCTGTGCTCGATATGCCATTTCATCAAAGACAGCGGGCTTCTGAAGGCGCTCTACATTCTAGAAGGTTATACCGGCGACCTCAGCATGTGCATGGAGTGCTCCAACCTGGCCATCGTCCATCCTTTGGATCCCTTTCCGAGCGCCCGGTGA
- a CDS encoding aminopeptidase, whose product MEEEKTQGQILAEKLLRKPKSIPESNPEILDEASKFCEGYKEFLSNKTEREAVAYAIPILKGRGYTEYVRGKAYKPGDKFYMVNRGKNILMCTKGKRPVIDGIRVSVAHLDSPRLDFKPHPLFEDADMAYFKTHYYGGIKKYQWTTVPLSIRGKVMKADGTSVDVRIGEEEDEPSFCITDLLVHLAQNQMSKTASKVVEGEQLNVLIGSWPYQDEKVQKKVKLAIMSILNEKYGITEADFESAELCAVPAFKARDLGFDRSMVAGYGQDDSSCAYAEFMAEIDTKEPEFTTLTIFADKEETGSDGVTGMRSYFFRDFVEDLAQAEGVEVRHVLRNSICLSADVGSAYDPAFGDVYETTNCAYLNYGPILSKYDGSRGKYSTNDASAEMVGYMLDIFRENGIVWQMGELGKIDIGGGGTIASEISVHNIDTIDIGVPVLSMHAPVEVTAKVDVYMLYKAIYAVYNSSKQKKI is encoded by the coding sequence ATGGAGGAAGAGAAGACTCAAGGCCAGATTCTGGCCGAAAAACTTCTGAGAAAGCCCAAGAGCATCCCGGAGTCGAATCCCGAGATTCTCGACGAGGCTTCGAAGTTCTGCGAAGGATACAAGGAATTCCTTTCGAACAAAACCGAGCGCGAGGCCGTCGCATACGCGATTCCGATACTCAAGGGGCGCGGGTACACCGAATACGTTCGCGGAAAGGCCTACAAGCCCGGCGACAAGTTCTACATGGTCAACCGCGGGAAGAACATCCTGATGTGCACCAAAGGCAAGAGGCCTGTAATCGATGGGATCCGCGTTTCCGTGGCCCATCTGGACAGCCCCAGGCTGGATTTCAAGCCCCATCCGCTGTTCGAGGACGCCGATATGGCGTATTTCAAGACACATTACTACGGCGGCATCAAGAAATACCAGTGGACCACGGTCCCGCTTTCCATACGCGGCAAAGTGATGAAGGCCGACGGAACCTCGGTCGATGTGAGGATCGGGGAGGAAGAGGACGAGCCCTCCTTCTGCATAACCGATCTGCTGGTGCATCTCGCCCAGAACCAGATGTCCAAGACCGCCTCCAAGGTCGTCGAAGGAGAGCAGCTCAACGTTCTCATCGGATCCTGGCCGTATCAGGACGAGAAAGTCCAGAAGAAAGTCAAGCTCGCAATAATGTCCATCCTCAACGAGAAATACGGCATAACCGAAGCCGATTTCGAATCCGCCGAGCTTTGCGCCGTGCCCGCATTCAAAGCCAGGGATCTCGGCTTCGACAGGTCCATGGTCGCCGGATACGGTCAGGACGACAGTTCCTGCGCTTACGCCGAGTTCATGGCCGAGATCGACACCAAAGAGCCGGAATTCACCACGCTCACGATCTTCGCCGACAAGGAGGAGACCGGATCCGACGGAGTGACCGGGATGAGGTCTTATTTCTTCAGGGACTTCGTCGAGGATCTGGCTCAGGCAGAGGGGGTCGAGGTCAGGCATGTCCTCCGCAATTCGATATGCCTCTCGGCCGATGTGGGATCGGCTTACGACCCGGCGTTCGGCGACGTTTACGAGACGACCAACTGCGCCTATCTCAACTATGGGCCTATACTGTCCAAATACGACGGTTCCAGAGGCAAATACAGCACGAACGACGCTTCCGCCGAGATGGTCGGATACATGCTGGACATCTTCAGGGAGAACGGCATAGTCTGGCAGATGGGCGAGCTAGGGAAGATCGACATAGGCGGCGGAGGAACCATAGCCTCCGAGATTTCGGTTCACAACATCGATACCATCGACATAGGCGTGCCGGTTCTTTCCATGCACGCTCCCGTCGAGGTTACTGCGAAAGTCGATGTATACATGCTTTACAAAGCGATCTATGCCGTGTACAACAGCTCAAAGCAGAAGAAAATCTGA
- a CDS encoding histidinol phosphate phosphatase domain-containing protein: MRADLHTHSIFSDGELIPAELVRTAMILGHDAIAITDHVDMANVEWVVTNVVKAAELSEDYIRTIPGVEITHVPPCRIAKVADMARRFGAQWVVVHGETTVEPV; encoded by the coding sequence ATGAGAGCCGACCTCCACACGCACAGCATCTTCAGCGACGGGGAGCTGATCCCGGCGGAGCTCGTCAGGACGGCAATGATTCTGGGGCATGACGCCATCGCGATCACCGACCACGTCGACATGGCCAACGTCGAATGGGTGGTCACCAACGTGGTCAAGGCCGCCGAGCTCAGCGAGGATTACATCAGGACCATCCCGGGGGTTGAGATAACCCATGTTCCCCCATGCAGGATAGCCAAGGTCGCGGATATGGCCAGAAGATTCGGGGCGCAATGGGTGGTTGTGCACGGGGAAACGACCGTCGAGCCGGTTTAG
- a CDS encoding thiamine phosphate synthase encodes MDIIAVTDRKNCARPLLDQVRLICSAGADMLVMREKDLPYGESLALAASLMEICDGCGIEFCLDGDPRIAENLGIETVWMPFHSMEKKSRFRTIVSVHSFEEGIQASENGADAVVFGNVFETSCKPGKAAMGLGTVKRLASELGIPIWAIGGIGAGNIRAVSESGASGACLMSGLMAAEDPEEIISACRKECQSRRPMQYT; translated from the coding sequence ATGGACATAATCGCTGTGACAGACCGGAAAAACTGCGCCAGGCCCCTTCTGGACCAGGTGCGCCTGATATGCTCCGCAGGAGCCGACATGTTAGTGATGCGCGAGAAAGACCTCCCATACGGCGAATCCCTCGCGCTCGCGGCATCGCTCATGGAAATCTGCGACGGATGCGGCATTGAATTCTGCTTGGACGGCGACCCGAGAATCGCAGAGAACCTTGGCATTGAAACCGTATGGATGCCGTTCCATTCGATGGAAAAGAAGAGCCGGTTCAGGACTATAGTATCCGTGCATTCCTTCGAAGAAGGCATACAGGCCTCAGAAAATGGCGCCGATGCCGTCGTCTTTGGGAACGTATTCGAGACGTCCTGCAAACCGGGAAAAGCTGCCATGGGACTCGGGACCGTGAAGCGCCTGGCTTCGGAGCTGGGGATTCCAATATGGGCGATCGGAGGCATAGGAGCCGGCAACATCCGCGCGGTGAGCGAAAGCGGAGCTTCCGGAGCATGCCTCATGTCTGGCCTGATGGCTGCGGAAGACCCGGAAGAAATCATCTCCGCATGCAGAAAAGAATGCCAGAGCCGGCGTCCCATGCAATATACTTAA
- the mtnP gene encoding S-methyl-5'-thioadenosine phosphorylase has translation MPEIAIIGGTGIYNPDAFELIKEVRPDTPYGKPSSKILVGKIAGVEIAFLFRHGTGEERYPPSSVPYRANMWALKELGCRYVISACAVGSLQEEFVPGDLVIADQFIDFTKKRDYTYFDDKVIHISIPDPFCPYLNGIFAVAAEEMGIRYHKGGRYMCIEGPRFSTRAESFMFRNFADIIGMTVVPECQLARELGMCYCSLATVTDYDVWKDEPVDIDMVLRTMSECLSKVLRLLELGLPRIQSCGCSECIEAAKGAGAL, from the coding sequence ATGCCAGAGATAGCGATTATCGGAGGCACCGGAATCTACAACCCGGATGCTTTCGAGCTTATCAAAGAGGTCCGCCCGGACACCCCATACGGAAAGCCGTCGTCCAAAATACTGGTCGGAAAGATTGCCGGAGTCGAGATTGCATTCCTGTTCCGCCATGGAACCGGAGAAGAAAGGTACCCTCCGTCTTCGGTCCCATACAGGGCCAATATGTGGGCCCTCAAAGAGCTCGGATGCAGATACGTCATATCCGCATGCGCCGTGGGCTCTCTTCAGGAGGAATTCGTTCCCGGAGATTTGGTGATCGCGGATCAGTTCATCGATTTCACCAAGAAAAGGGATTACACTTATTTCGACGACAAAGTCATCCACATTTCCATCCCGGATCCGTTCTGCCCGTATCTCAACGGGATCTTCGCCGTCGCGGCGGAGGAGATGGGAATCAGATACCACAAAGGCGGCAGATACATGTGCATAGAAGGCCCCAGATTCTCCACCAGGGCCGAGAGCTTCATGTTCAGGAACTTTGCCGACATCATCGGCATGACTGTGGTCCCAGAGTGCCAGCTTGCCAGGGAGCTAGGCATGTGCTACTGCAGCCTTGCCACCGTCACAGATTACGACGTCTGGAAGGACGAGCCTGTGGACATAGACATGGTCCTCAGAACGATGTCCGAATGCCTCAGCAAAGTCCTCAGGCTCCTCGAGCTCGGGCTTCCAAGGATACAGTCCTGCGGATGCTCCGAATGCATCGAGGCCGCCAAAGGCGCAGGTGCGCTCTGA
- a CDS encoding bifunctional phosphoribosyl-AMP cyclohydrolase/phosphoribosyl-ATP diphosphatase HisIE gives MHRLGGQGIPEGQGDRSKMTELKYDDKGLITVVVQDWITNEVLMVAWANEEAVELMKSTGYTHFWSRSRQKMWKKGEESGHVQKIKSIQTDCDADTLLVRVEQTGVACHTGTPSCFNDVIYGDKDSTMAILPDLMRVIKDRHENPSDESYTCKLFDDETRMCKKIIEEAGEFALAIKDKDEDEMAWELADLIYHTMVAIEKTGLPMDMVYAKLSERAQ, from the coding sequence ATGCACCGTCTCGGAGGTCAAGGAATACCTGAGGGACAGGGGGATCGCAGTAAGATGACCGAACTCAAATACGACGACAAAGGGCTCATAACCGTGGTCGTACAGGACTGGATAACCAACGAGGTCCTCATGGTCGCGTGGGCCAACGAAGAGGCCGTAGAGCTGATGAAAAGCACCGGATACACCCACTTCTGGTCCAGAAGCAGGCAGAAGATGTGGAAGAAGGGCGAGGAATCCGGCCATGTGCAGAAGATAAAGTCCATACAGACGGACTGCGACGCCGACACTTTGCTGGTCAGGGTGGAGCAGACCGGGGTCGCATGCCACACCGGCACGCCGTCCTGCTTCAACGACGTCATCTACGGCGACAAAGATTCGACGATGGCCATACTGCCGGACCTGATGCGCGTGATAAAGGACAGGCACGAGAACCCCTCGGACGAGAGCTACACATGCAAGCTGTTCGACGACGAGACCCGCATGTGCAAGAAGATCATAGAGGAAGCCGGGGAGTTCGCGCTGGCCATCAAGGATAAGGACGAGGACGAGATGGCGTGGGAGCTGGCGGACCTCATCTACCACACCATGGTCGCCATCGAGAAGACCGGCCTTCCGATGGACATGGTCTATGCGAAGCTGTCGGAGAGGGCCCAATGA
- a CDS encoding histidinol phosphate phosphatase domain-containing protein, whose product MDVLAHPGFLTLEEAELAKSNGVLIEVSGRRGHSLTNGHVVKVAREAGADIIIDSDAHAPEDLMDESRARIVARGAGMSDAEVERAINATPFEAIRRIR is encoded by the coding sequence ATCGACGTTTTGGCGCATCCCGGATTCCTCACTTTGGAAGAGGCGGAGCTCGCCAAGAGCAACGGCGTCCTCATCGAAGTCAGCGGCAGGAGAGGCCACAGCCTTACCAACGGCCATGTGGTCAAGGTTGCCAGGGAAGCCGGGGCCGACATCATAATCGATTCCGATGCCCACGCTCCCGAAGACCTCATGGACGAATCCAGGGCCAGGATCGTTGCCCGCGGGGCGGGGATGTCCGATGCCGAAGTGGAGAGAGCGATCAACGCCACGCCTTTCGAGGCCATAAGGCGCATCCGCTGA
- the hisF gene encoding imidazole glycerol phosphate synthase subunit HisF codes for MLAKRIIPCLDMKNGRVVKGINFKGLRDVGDPPKMAVEYEAQGADEITFLDISASLESRQTMLDIVSETAKNLTIPLAVGGGIKNASDMRDALNSGADKVSVNSAAVKNPDIIAECASDFGKQCVIVAIDGKKVGDHWEVFTHGGTRSAGIDAVEWAQKAQDLGAGEILLTSMDADGVKTGYDIPLTAAVADAVDIPVIASGGCGSKEHIAEVFERTGVSAALAASIFHYNECTVSEVKEYLRDRGIAVR; via the coding sequence ATGCTCGCGAAAAGGATCATCCCCTGCCTCGACATGAAGAATGGCAGGGTAGTGAAAGGAATCAATTTCAAAGGTCTGAGGGACGTCGGCGATCCGCCGAAGATGGCCGTGGAATACGAGGCCCAAGGCGCGGACGAGATAACATTCCTGGACATCTCCGCTTCTCTGGAATCCAGGCAGACGATGCTTGACATAGTCTCGGAGACCGCCAAGAACCTCACCATACCGCTGGCCGTCGGGGGCGGGATAAAGAACGCGTCTGATATGAGGGACGCTCTGAACTCCGGGGCCGACAAAGTCTCCGTGAACTCCGCTGCCGTCAAGAACCCGGATATCATCGCGGAATGCGCCAGCGATTTCGGGAAGCAGTGCGTGATAGTCGCAATCGACGGCAAAAAGGTAGGCGACCATTGGGAGGTGTTCACCCACGGAGGGACCCGCTCCGCAGGCATCGACGCCGTGGAATGGGCGCAGAAAGCCCAGGATCTCGGCGCGGGGGAGATCCTTCTCACGTCCATGGACGCCGACGGCGTGAAGACCGGATATGACATACCCCTTACAGCGGCGGTCGCCGATGCGGTTGACATACCAGTCATCGCTTCGGGCGGATGCGGCTCCAAAGAGCACATAGCGGAGGTCTTCGAGCGCACCGGGGTATCCGCGGCGCTGGCCGCCTCAATCTTCCATTACAACGAATGCACCGTCTCGGAGGTCAAGGAATACCTGAGGGACAGGGGGATCGCAGTAAGATGA
- a CDS encoding class I SAM-dependent methyltransferase — MSPIDSSHDRVPIGENYKCANGWEWFPDKKHIKADIESLIAFLRGKCDSVLDIPCGVGSISAGLAKAGFEVTGTDANPFFIAAARSRCRKCEFVRGDMREFSSENRFGCVLNWYTSFGYFSDVENRELVRKFAGLLEDGGILIIETENMLGSGEIRAEDMVQGMGWDRERRCAVHSNTADPSDTCVYEIRFYSADEMRGMMEDAGLREFRMYSDRFSPYRNDSDRVIYVGRR, encoded by the coding sequence ATGTCTCCCATCGATTCCTCGCATGACAGGGTTCCCATCGGAGAGAACTACAAGTGCGCAAACGGATGGGAATGGTTCCCCGACAAAAAGCACATCAAGGCCGATATAGAAAGCCTGATCGCGTTTCTCAGAGGGAAATGCGATTCTGTTCTCGACATCCCATGCGGGGTCGGGAGCATATCGGCTGGCCTCGCGAAAGCCGGGTTCGAAGTCACCGGCACCGACGCCAATCCTTTCTTCATCGCCGCCGCCAGAAGCAGATGCAGAAAATGCGAATTCGTGCGCGGAGACATGAGAGAATTCTCCTCCGAGAACAGGTTCGGATGCGTCCTGAACTGGTACACGAGCTTCGGCTATTTCTCCGACGTAGAGAACCGCGAACTCGTCAGGAAATTCGCTGGGCTGCTGGAGGACGGCGGCATCCTGATAATCGAAACGGAGAACATGCTTGGCTCAGGGGAGATACGCGCCGAGGATATGGTGCAAGGCATGGGCTGGGACCGGGAAAGGAGATGCGCAGTCCACAGCAACACCGCCGACCCCTCGGATACTTGCGTATATGAGATAAGATTCTACTCCGCCGATGAGATGAGAGGGATGATGGAGGACGCTGGGCTCAGAGAATTCAGGATGTATTCCGACAGGTTCTCCCCTTACCGCAATGATTCAGATCGCGTGATTTATGTCGGAAGAAGATGA
- a CDS encoding imidazoleglycerol-phosphate dehydratase, which translates to MAGRTAKVERMTRETQISVELDIDGSGKFEVDSSIMFLKHMVETLARYASFDLKVSAYGDNDHHIIEDTAITIGKALRDAMDGRPIERMATAIVPMDDALVMSSLDLVDRPYADIDCPSPEYHHFMRSFAMTAGITLHIMVFRGFDEHHIVEAGFKATGKALKEALKVRDTELSTKDSVRFGGE; encoded by the coding sequence ATGGCCGGAAGGACAGCGAAAGTGGAGCGCATGACGAGGGAGACGCAGATCTCCGTCGAGCTTGACATAGATGGGAGCGGGAAATTCGAGGTCGACAGCAGCATCATGTTTCTGAAGCATATGGTGGAGACTCTTGCCAGATACGCATCTTTCGATCTGAAGGTCAGCGCCTACGGCGACAATGACCACCACATCATCGAGGATACGGCCATAACCATAGGGAAGGCGCTTCGGGACGCCATGGACGGAAGGCCGATCGAGAGGATGGCCACGGCGATCGTCCCGATGGATGACGCTCTCGTTATGTCTTCGCTGGATCTCGTGGACAGGCCTTATGCGGACATCGATTGCCCCTCGCCGGAATACCACCATTTCATGAGGAGCTTCGCTATGACTGCGGGGATAACCCTGCACATAATGGTGTTCCGCGGATTCGACGAGCACCACATCGTAGAGGCCGGATTCAAGGCCACCGGGAAGGCTCTGAAAGAGGCTCTGAAGGTCAGGGACACCGAGCTCAGCACAAAAGACAGCGTCAGATTCGGAGGCGAATGA